Within Fusarium keratoplasticum isolate Fu6.1 chromosome 8, whole genome shotgun sequence, the genomic segment GATCTGTTGGTGCCCTCGATGCCAGGATGGAACTTCCTCTGCAGAGTCCACACCTCTTGGACGCCTAGGCTCTCGAGATAGGCGACTGTGCGGGCATAGTTTGTGGCGACCTGGGCGATGCCGTGGCTGTCGTCGGAGAAGGTGAACTTGCCGCCCATCTTGATCCATTCCTGATGAATGTGGTCAGCATCACCACGCATAAAAGGCCAAGCAGGAAGGTGTTTCGGGTCATCTTACCTCGGCAATGATCCTGCACGGATAAGGCTCCGCCAGTCCCTTGCGCAGTGCTGCACTATTCACTTCGAGCCATCCTCCTTGTTCCCGTGCAAGTTTGAGATTCCGGATGACTCGCTCCCAGACACCTTTCCACTGGCGAATGTCCCTGCCAGGGTCCTCGCTCATCAGACGGATGAGGTCAAAGTGGCCGACGACGCGGGGCTTGAGCTCCTGCAGCATGTGATATTGAAGGTCGTAATAGTCCTCGTagagcttctcctctgtACCACCCTCGCTGGCGTCCCGGGCAGCGGCAAACATGGTGGCATCGTAGTCAATTGGGACACCGTGCACATGATGCACTGAGCCGATGAAATAGTCAATGATGGGGTGTTCAGCCAATGCCCGAACGTGGGCGGCAAAGTCTGGACGAATGAACTCGGCCTCAAAACCAATCAGGATGTGAACCTTGGAGGCGTACTCTCGCTGCAGACGCTGTGCCTCGACCAGATAAGCCTCATGACGAGGGGGCAGAGCCTCGAGAGCAGCTTGAGGGTCGTCAAGCTAAGAAATTGTGAGACATTTCCAAAACACAGGGCGTTGAGTCAAACTCACCTCTTCGGGATACAGATCTCGCTGCTCATAGCGGGGCATATGCTCCGTGAGCCCAATGGTCTTGTAGCCGAGCTCGACAGCatgcttgatgatgtcctCGAGCTGGTCCTTGGCATGCCCCGGGCAGAACTGCCCGGAGTGGGAGTGCATCGTGAAGGCCATAGTTGACTCTGTCCAATTTGCTAGTGAGTCAATGATAATTCTATTAAATACTTGAACCTTTGTTGAGATGAGCAATTAAGCTCATGCCATGGCAGCCGGCCTTGAAAGTTTCGTAATTCCCCACGTTCTCATCCCGTTGGTGGTCAGCCAGTCAAGCTACTCCACTTTTCCCAATTGGGAAAGCCTATAAATATCACCTCCCTCTTTGAGAAGCCACAGaattcaacaccaacatAGGTACTTTTCATCAAGGCATCGACAACATGTGCTTTATATACAATCATTGTATATGTACAcactatttatatataatatcaAGAAATGCATTTTTTAACATCCATCGAGTATAATTCGCTatttccatcccatccaccaAAACGCCTTGCATGCATGCCCTTTCCAATGCCCATGTTATACAAAAatctttgcttcttcttcttctctcacGTCTTCTCGTACAGCGGAATATCTCCATAGCTATACACCCCAGGCGCCATGCTAATGTATCTTCCGGCAACTAACCCTCCACTGCTGCCACCTGCCGAGACATCAGATACTACAGCTGGTCTTGCTACCTTGCCCTCGTCCTGCACAACTCCTATGCCATAGCTCCGACCTCCTGTACCGCTCTTGTTCCAGCCGAGTTGGAACGTCTTGCGTCGGAGACATCGTGCAAGGTCTTCATCTGACATCCACTCGGCACCATCTGGTAGTCGCCACCATAACGTTGAGTCGGCGAGGAGACTGGCCTGCGCTGCGATACTGCCGGGGCTCTTGGGCAGCGGTGCGCCTCGTGGTGCCGTGCGGAGGGATAGCAGGCCAAAAATGAATGTCACGGCTAGGAGGCCGGCGAGGACGTACGTCTGAACGCTAGACTGCGTCAGACGAGAGATGTAGTAGTCGATAGACGCCGGTATAGAGTCGTCTGCTCGAGCTCGTTTGGATGACAGTGGTCGTCGCATCATGTCGCTATTAAGAGCCTGCGCGCCAAGGATTCCATGTTGCAGTCGAATAGCCTGTGACACGGCATTCTGCCTCTCTGGCAATACCAATCGCTCCAGAGACATTTCCACCCTCGAAAGCACCAGCGTACGGAAGAAGCTATCCAAGCCCTCGAGCTTGTTATCATCAGTGCCGACGTCGTCGAGGGCACCATATACGCTGGTGATGTCGGCCTCAACGTCTGAAGGTCGCTGACTGGTCGTGTTGATGATAgggatggcgttggtgtcGATGCGGAGATCCTCGGTGTGGAACGTGGTGTGGACGTCGACCTCCATGATTGTCTGGTTGCACAGCAGCACTGAGATCATGCCTTCGCTATCGCAGCTGCCCCAGACGTAGTTAAGCGAGAACTTGGATGTAAGCTGCGCGCAAGACGAAGCTACGAGCGCTGTGTAAGCCTGATCCCCTTTGCAGATGGGCTGCTTCTTTGTGCCAGCCACAGGAACACACTCCCACTTTGACCCTTGACTTCCCGTCAAGGTGAGCGTCTCGCAGGTGAGGGCAGCCCTGAGCGCAGGCACATTGCTGATAAGCTGCGTGTTCGGTAGTGGCCATTGATTAGGATGATCGGCGAGGGTGACTTCAGGAAATGCGACGTCCTCCCAGGTCCACTTCGGGTACTTGGGCGTCTCCTGAAGCAGGACCTGGTTGACAACGGCAGTGTCGATGGCGGTGCTGAGAGACTTTGTCGTCGACTTGAACTCGGTCTGGGGCTGGAGTTGAAGCTTGGCTGTCTGTGGGATCTGGGTGATGGCGAAGAGACCTGCAGTGAAGATGGGcatcagccagcccagcATTGCAGTGCTTTTTGCTAGGAACACGGCCCAGTCCTGGTGCTTGATGGCCTTTCCTGCACTCCGGAGGCCAAACTCGTTCATGTAGGTGAGTCCAAGCGACTCCTGGAAGCGGCACTTGGCGACGGTTAGCTTGAGGAAGGGAGcgagtcgtcgtcggtcAATGTCGATGCGTGTCcagaagacggcgatggcgacaaaGATAAGCGTAGGAAGACATGTCCACAGGATAAAGACGTTGTCTGAGAACTCGAGTCCTTCCCTGCTGCCCCTGAGGCTAAAGATGACGCAAATACCGGCGAGAAGTCCAATCGAAACGGAGACGCTGGTGACCTGAGTCCGGGCCCGCTGAGTCCACGGCCGATATATCCCCATCGTCTCATTAGAACCTCCTGGGCTTTCAGTATTGAAAGAGCCGTTTCCTCCGCTGAGCTGTCGCAGTTGAAACATCTTTTCTGGCTTTCGTCCAGGCTGTCGGAGTTCAGTCGTGTACCATGAGCCCGCTAGTCGAGCTGCAACTGTTTCCATGTCCGCATTACCTGTGCCAGTTAACCGTGCCAGGAACTGTTGGCTGCTGGCTAGAAGGGCAGCCGTGCCAGCAGGAGACGTAGGATCTCGAGGTGCAATACCCCGCGATGAGGGAGCGTGGTAGAGCATAGGGAGGAGAATGCCCGAGAGAATGAGGAAGACGCCGACCATTGCGTGGAGGATGCCCATACGGGCTCGGAGAAGAGTGGTGCCATCAACGAGGATCTCGGCGTGGAAGACGGCAGTGGAAAGGACAATCTGAACACGAAGAAGGAGCTTGACGGCGATGGATGCGACGACAAGGTGATGGCGGTTTCGAAAGCCCTTGGTCAAGGCCTGGAAGCTTCCCAGGCTTGGGTAATCGAGGAGAATAGTTCGGTGAGCCTGCTTGCGGCGTGTCTCGTCGACGCTGGTAGGACGGTGATCGAGTATCATCCAGGGCGTGTAGAGTAGTGCCTGAGCTTCGACGCGGGACCATAGCATGGCCATGATAGAGATAACTTATCAGTTTGTGAGCATTCACTTACACGGCACTTACACAGAGGGTAATGTTCCTGACGATCACTC encodes:
- a CDS encoding Histidinol-phosphatase produces the protein MAFTMHSHSGQFCPGHAKDQLEDIIKHAVELGYKTIGLTEHMPRYEQRDLYPEELDDPQAALEALPPRHEAYLVEAQRLQREYASKVHILIGFEAEFIRPDFAAHVRALAEHPIIDYFIGSVHHVHGVPIDYDATMFAAARDASEGGTEEKLYEDYYDLQYHMLQELKPRVVGHFDLIRLMSEDPGRDIRQWKGVWERVIRNLKLAREQGGWLEVNSAALRKGLAEPYPCRIIAEEWIKMGGKFTFSDDSHGIAQVATNYARTVAYLESLGVQEVWTLQRKFHPGIEGTNRSVVEDVSVPVDVFRQSFP